The DNA region GAGCATCGGGCCCATGAACGCCCAGCGCAGACCGGGGCCCTCGGTGATGGACCGGTCGATCTCGCGCACCGTCGCCTCGCCGTTGGCGACCATGTGCAGGGCTTCCCGCCACAGCGCCTCCTGAAGACGGTTGGCGATGAAGCCGGGGACCTCGCGCTCCATGGTGATCACGGACTTGCCCGCCACCTCGTAGAAGCGGGAGGCCCACTCGACCGCCGACGCGTCCGTGTGCGCGCCGCCGACGACCTCGACGAGCGGGATGAGGTACGGCGGATTGAAGGGGTGGCCGACGACCAGCCGCCCCGGCGTGACGGCCTCCGTCTGCATGTCCGTCATCGGGTAGCCGGAGGTGGACGATGCGATGACGATCCCGGTGGGCGTCGCCGCGTCCAGTTTCGCCAGCAGCTCACGCTTGAGGTCCAGCTTCTCCGGGGCGCTCTCCTGCACGAACTGGGCCTCCGACACTGCCTCTTCGAGCGTGTCGGTGACCGTGAGACGGGCCGGGGAGGCGCCAGGGGCGAGGCCCAGCTGTTCCAGCGCGGGCCACGCGGCGTCCACGAGACGACGCAGCCGCGCCTCGGAGTCGGGCGCCGGGTCCCACGCCCTGACGGCGTACCCGCGGGCCAGGAAGTGGGCGACCCAACCGCCGCCGATGACCCCTGCGCCGACGCAGGCCACGGTCCGTACGTCCTGGGGGGCCGGCCGGGTCACGGAGGTCCGCGGGGTTTCGGGGGCGTCTGAAGTGTGGGGCACCAAGGGCTCCTTGAGGTCTCGACGTGGGGGGACGGCGGCTGTGGCCGGTGGTCTGCGGGGCGCCCGTTCTCCGTGGGGCGCGCGGTCGGCGCGTTCCGCGTTCCGCGGGTCAGCCACGTGGCTTGAGTCCGAGCTTCAGCCGGGCCTCGTCCGGCGTGGCGACGCGCGCCCCCATCGCCTCGACGATCGTCACCGCGCGCTCGACCAGCTGCGCGTTGGTCGCCCTGGCGCCCTTGCCCAGGTAGAGGTTGTCCTCCAGACCGACCCGTACGTGTCCGCCGAGCAGCACCGACTGGGCGACCCACGGCATCTGCATCCGCCCGAGCGCGAAGCTGGCCCACTGGGCGCCCTCCGGCAGCATGTTCACCATCGACTGCAGTACGCCCGGATCGGCGGGCGCGCCCCACGGGACGCCCATGCACAGCTGGAAGACGGTCGGATCGTCCAGCAGGCCCTCGGTGCGCAACTGCTTGGCGAACCAGAGGTGCCCGGTGTCGAAGATCTCCAACTCGGGCCGTACGCCCAGCTCCTGGATGCGCCTCGCCCCCGTACGCAGCATGTCCGGGGTGGAGACGTAGAGGTTCGAGCCGTCGCCGAAGTTGAGGGAGCCGCAGTCCAGGGTGCAGATGTCGGGCAGCAGGTCCTCGACGTGCGGCAGCCGGTCGAGTCCGCCCACGAGGTCAGTGCCGGGCAGGTGCCTCAGCGGCTCCTCCGGGTCGATGACCAGGTCCCCGCCCATGCCTGCGGTCAGGTTGACGACGACGTCCGTGCCGGTCTCCCCGATGCGCTCGACGACCTCCCGGTACAGCCGAGGGTCACGGGAGGGCGCCCCCGTCTCCGGATCGCGCACGTGGATGTGGACGGCGGCCGCTCCGGCGTCCGCGGCCTCGACGGCGGACCGGGCGATCTGCTCGGGGGTCACGGGGACGTGCGGGCTCTTGCGCACGGTGTCGCCGGCACCGGTGAGGGCGCACGTGATGACGACGTCCTGGTTCATGGTCATGCGGGGGCCTCCGCTGTGCGGGGGTGGGCAGCAGGTGGGATCGTTTCTCGCATGGCGCTCGCTCGCATTGTGTTTGCATGTCGCATATAGCGAACATGCCGCCTGCCGTCGCCGTCCGTCAAGGGCGCCCGCGCACGGCACCCGTCACGCCACCGTCAGGACTGGTCCCGCGGTCAGTACCGGCGCCCCGCTCCTGTTGCCGGCCCCCGGCGGAAGCGTCTGTCCCCCTCGCAGGAACGTGCCGCCCGCCCCGAGGTGTCACAACGCGCGTGCCGCCCGCGCCACCTCCTCGGCCGCGCCGCACGCCAGCGCGCCCAGTGCCGGGAAACGGGATTCCGGCACCCGGTCCTGCGGACCCCAGATGCTGAGCACGGCGAACGGCCGGTCACGGGTGCCGAGAACGGGCGCGGACACCCCGTACAGGTTCCGCTCCATCTCACCCGCGCACACGCTGTATCCCCGCTCCCGCGTCTCGGCCAGCTCCGCGCGCAGCCGCCCCCGGTCGGCGACCGTGGTGTCGGTGTACGCGGTCAGCGGCTCGGCCAGCAGCACGTCCACCTCTTCCGCGGGCAGCCAGGCCAGCAGGGCCTTCCCGGTCGACGTGGCGTGCAGCGGAGCCTGCCGTCCGAGCCACTTGGCGCTGAGGACCACCGGGGGAGTCACCTCGTCGATGTACGTCAGCCCGAGCTGCTGCACCACCGCGAGGTTGGCCGTCTCGCCCGTCTGCTCGCTGACCTGGCGCAGGATGCCGTGGGAGCGTCGGATGAGCCCGTCGAAACCGGCGGCCGAGGCCATCCGGGCGACCGCGAAACCCACGGTGTAACGGCTGGTCAGCGGATTGCGCTCGACCATTCCGTACTGCTCCATGGTGGACAGCAGCCGCCAGGCCGTGGCCCGGTTGAGCCCGCAGCGGCTCGCGAGATTCGTCGCCGTGTCGCCGTCGGGCGCGCTGTCCGCCGTCGCCTCCAGCAGAGTGATCGCCCGCTCCAGGGACTGGACCTTGCCCGACGATCCGCCCGGCTCGGCGGGACGAGAGGCGTCGCCACCGCCCGTGCCGGGGCCCGAGCAGGCGCCCGGCTCCGTCTCGGTGTCGCCGTCGGTGCCGTCGGTGGTGCTTTCGTCTCCATGAGGGGGCTTGGGCGTAGGCATTTTCCTTGGCTCCTGACGGTTCTGCCGGAATTCGGCGCCTTGGCCGGCTTGAGTGCGATCCCCAGCCTCTCATTATCCGAGTGACCATCGCGCTATATGAACGCTTCAGTGACCGAACGGCGAATGCGGCCATCCAGCGGCGCCCCCTCTGGACCGGATGCCGAGGTGCCGGACCCCGATATGATCTGACCGATCGTCGAAAGGCACCTCCGGCTCAGGGTCGGAGCAGCGCGACATCGGGGAGACAGACGTGAAGGGCTGGCAGTTCTGGGTCGACCGCGGTGGCACCTTCACCGATGTCGTCGCCCAGCGCCCCGACGGACGGCTGCTCACCCGCAAACTCCTCTCGGACAACCCGTCCCGGTACGCCGACGCCGCCGTGGCGGGCATCCGCGAACTCCTCACCGAAGCCGGTGACGCCTCGGCGGGACGAGCGTCCGAGCAGGAACCCGGTCACCACAACGGCCTACCGGTGGAGTCCGTTCGTATGGGCACCACCGTCGCCACCAACGCCCTCCTGGAGCGCAAGGGCGAACGCACCCTTCTCGTCGTCACCCGCGGCTTCCGCGACGCGCTGCGGATCGCCTATCAGAACCGCCCACGGATCTTCGCCCGCGAGATCGAACTCCCCGAGCTGCTCCACGAACGCGTCATCGAGGTCGACGAACGCATCGCCGCCGACGGCACCGTCCTGCGCGCCCCCGATCTGCAAGCCCTCGCGGGGCCCCTCCAGGAGGCGTACGACGCCGGAATCCGTGCCGTCGCCGTCGTCTGTATGCACAGCCATCTCCACCCCGCCCACGAACAGGCCGTCGGCGAGCTGGCCGCCCGCACCGGCTTCCGGCAGATCTCGCTCTCCAGCGAGGTCAGCCCGCTGATGAAGCTCGTCCCGCGCGGTGACACGGCTGTCGTCGACGCCTATCTGTCGCCCGTCCTGCGCCGCTACGTCCAGCACGTCGCCGACGAACTCCGCGGTGTGCGGCTGATGTTCATGCAGTCCAACGGCGGCCTCGCCGAAGCCGGACAGTTCCGCGGCAAGGACGCCATCCTCTCCGGGCCGGCCGGCGGCATCGTCGGCATGGCGCGGATGTCCCAGCTGGCCGGCTTCGACCGCGTCATCGGCTTCGACATGGGCGGCACCTCCACGGACGTCTCGCACTTCGCGGGCGAGTACGAACGTGTCTTCACCACCCAGATCGCCGGCGTCCGGCTGCGCGCGCCCATGCTGGACATCCACACCGTCGCGGCGGGCGGCGGATCCGTCCTCCACTTCGACGGCTCGCGCTATCGCGTAGGGCCGGACTCGGCGGGAGCGGACCCGGGCCCGGCCTGCTATCGAGGCGGCGGCCCGCTGACCGTCACTGACGCCAACGTGGCCCTCGGCCGGATCCAACCCGCCCATTTCCCCAGGGTGTTCGGCCCCGACGGCGACCAGTCGCTCGACGACACGCTCGTCCGTGACCGCTTCACCGCCCTCGCCGACGAGATCCGCGAGCGGACCGGCGACGACCGCACGCCCGAGCAGGTCGCCGAGGGCTATCTGCAGATCGCCGTGGCCAACATCGCCAACGCCGTGAAGCGCATCTCGGTCCAGAAGGGCCACGACGTCACCCGCTACGCACTGACCACCTTCGGCGGCGCGGGCGGCCAGCACGCATGCATGGTCGCCGACTCGCTCGGCATCCGCACGGTCCTCGTGCCGCCCATGGCCGGGGTGCTCTCCGCGCTCGGCATCGGGCTCGCCGACACCACGGCCATGCGCGAACAGTCCGTCGAGGCGCCCCTGGAAGCCTCCGCGATGCCCGGCATCCTCAAGACCGCCGACGGCCTGGAGGGCGCGGCCCGCGCCGAACTCCTCGCGGAGGAGGTCCCCGAGGACCGCATCCGGGTCACCCGCCGGGCCCAGCTGCGCTATGACGGCACGGACACGGCACTCACCGTCGAGCTGTCCGAGCCCGACACCATGACCCGCATCTTCGAAGACCGCCATCGCGCCACCTACTCCTTCACCCTCGACCGTCCGGTCGTCGTCGAAGCCCTCTCCGTGGAAGCCACCGGTCTCACCGAACCCCCCGATCTCTCCGCCCTCGTCACCCCGCACTCCGCGGCCGGCACCCCGGAGACGGTCAGCCTCCACACCGGCGGCACCTGGCGCGACGTACCCCTGCACCGCCGCGAGGAACTGCCCCCCGGCGACACCGTCACCGGCCCCGCGATCATCACCGAGGCCAGCTCGACGACCGTCGTCGACGACGGCTGGCAGGCGGCCATGACCGACGACGGGCATCTGGTCATGGAACGCGTGGCGGTCACGGAGAGTTCCGATCTCGGCACGGAAGTCGACCCCGTTCTCCTTGAGGTCTTCAACAACCTCTTCATGGCCATCGCCGAGCAGATGGGCGCCCGCCTGGAGTCCACGGCCCAGTCCGTCAACATCAAGGAGCGCCTGGACTTCTCCTGCGCGCTCTTCGACCCCGACGGCAACCTCGTGGCCAACGCCCCCCATATTCCAGTGCACTTGGGTTCGATGGGCACCAGCGTCAAGGAGGTCATCCGCCGCCGCGGCGACAGCATGCGCCCGGGGGACACC from Streptomyces sp. NBC_00258 includes:
- a CDS encoding 3-hydroxyacyl-CoA dehydrogenase NAD-binding domain-containing protein, coding for MPHTSDAPETPRTSVTRPAPQDVRTVACVGAGVIGGGWVAHFLARGYAVRAWDPAPDSEARLRRLVDAAWPALEQLGLAPGASPARLTVTDTLEEAVSEAQFVQESAPEKLDLKRELLAKLDAATPTGIVIASSTSGYPMTDMQTEAVTPGRLVVGHPFNPPYLIPLVEVVGGAHTDASAVEWASRFYEVAGKSVITMEREVPGFIANRLQEALWREALHMVANGEATVREIDRSITEGPGLRWAFMGPMLTFALAGGEGGMAHMLDHFGPSLKSPWTRLEAPELDGALYDAVVAGCEDASDGRTIADLVAERDQGVIDVLRATGRLPGTGAR
- a CDS encoding 3-keto-5-aminohexanoate cleavage protein, which produces MNQDVVITCALTGAGDTVRKSPHVPVTPEQIARSAVEAADAGAAAVHIHVRDPETGAPSRDPRLYREVVERIGETGTDVVVNLTAGMGGDLVIDPEEPLRHLPGTDLVGGLDRLPHVEDLLPDICTLDCGSLNFGDGSNLYVSTPDMLRTGARRIQELGVRPELEIFDTGHLWFAKQLRTEGLLDDPTVFQLCMGVPWGAPADPGVLQSMVNMLPEGAQWASFALGRMQMPWVAQSVLLGGHVRVGLEDNLYLGKGARATNAQLVERAVTIVEAMGARVATPDEARLKLGLKPRG
- a CDS encoding IclR family transcriptional regulator translates to MPTPKPPHGDESTTDGTDGDTETEPGACSGPGTGGGDASRPAEPGGSSGKVQSLERAITLLEATADSAPDGDTATNLASRCGLNRATAWRLLSTMEQYGMVERNPLTSRYTVGFAVARMASAAGFDGLIRRSHGILRQVSEQTGETANLAVVQQLGLTYIDEVTPPVVLSAKWLGRQAPLHATSTGKALLAWLPAEEVDVLLAEPLTAYTDTTVADRGRLRAELAETRERGYSVCAGEMERNLYGVSAPVLGTRDRPFAVLSIWGPQDRVPESRFPALGALACGAAEEVARAARAL
- a CDS encoding hydantoinase B/oxoprolinase family protein, whose amino-acid sequence is MKGWQFWVDRGGTFTDVVAQRPDGRLLTRKLLSDNPSRYADAAVAGIRELLTEAGDASAGRASEQEPGHHNGLPVESVRMGTTVATNALLERKGERTLLVVTRGFRDALRIAYQNRPRIFAREIELPELLHERVIEVDERIAADGTVLRAPDLQALAGPLQEAYDAGIRAVAVVCMHSHLHPAHEQAVGELAARTGFRQISLSSEVSPLMKLVPRGDTAVVDAYLSPVLRRYVQHVADELRGVRLMFMQSNGGLAEAGQFRGKDAILSGPAGGIVGMARMSQLAGFDRVIGFDMGGTSTDVSHFAGEYERVFTTQIAGVRLRAPMLDIHTVAAGGGSVLHFDGSRYRVGPDSAGADPGPACYRGGGPLTVTDANVALGRIQPAHFPRVFGPDGDQSLDDTLVRDRFTALADEIRERTGDDRTPEQVAEGYLQIAVANIANAVKRISVQKGHDVTRYALTTFGGAGGQHACMVADSLGIRTVLVPPMAGVLSALGIGLADTTAMREQSVEAPLEASAMPGILKTADGLEGAARAELLAEEVPEDRIRVTRRAQLRYDGTDTALTVELSEPDTMTRIFEDRHRATYSFTLDRPVVVEALSVEATGLTEPPDLSALVTPHSAAGTPETVSLHTGGTWRDVPLHRREELPPGDTVTGPAIITEASSTTVVDDGWQAAMTDDGHLVMERVAVTESSDLGTEVDPVLLEVFNNLFMAIAEQMGARLESTAQSVNIKERLDFSCALFDPDGNLVANAPHIPVHLGSMGTSVKEVIRRRGDSMRPGDTYAVNDPYHGGTHLPDVTVITPVFDTEGDDTEGGDDTVRGGADGGRILFYVASRGHHAEIGGIAPGSMPANSRTIEEEGILFDNWLLVEGGRLREAETRSLLTEAPHPSRNPKMNLADLRAQIAANQKGVDEVARMIEHFGLDVVQAYMKHVQDNAEEAVRRVIDTLEDGEFAYETDSGAVIRVHVSVDREKRSAKVDFTGTSPQLATNFNAPFAVVNAAVLYVFRTLVADDIPLNDGCLRPLDIVVPHGSMLAPEPPAAVVAGNVETSQAITGALYGALRVQAEGSGTMNNVTFGNERYQYYETVASGSGAGDGFPGAPVVQTHMTNSRLTDPEVLEWRLPVQLDEFAVRRGSGGPGRWRGGDGAVRRIRFHEPMTVSTLSQHRRVPPYGMAGGEPGTLGANRVERADGTVTELAGSDAAEVGPGDVLVIETPGGGGYGPPPFGTTEASATTGPSTTEPSSTTDASSTEARDTTEAGEENDDLRAY